From the genome of Candidatus Dadabacteria bacterium, one region includes:
- a CDS encoding ParB/RepB/Spo0J family partition protein: protein MRKNTLGKGLDALIDNEPLSAAPERFSLPLGRLRPGGGQPRKTFDEAALDGLADSIREKGLIQPLIVRKAGDGYEIIAGERRWRAAQKAGLREVPVIVREMADGEAMEIALIENIQREDLNPVEEALAYERLISDFGLTHEEIAGRVGKSRSAITNHLRLLKLSAATLDELSAGRLSMGHARAALGLNSGADEGAVVSRVISGGMSVRQTEALVRKMNSGEAPAGRAAPPSPDIHLKQAERSIREALGTKVRVEGGREKGRIVISYSSSEELERISSEIGGVSPVPVSK, encoded by the coding sequence TTGAGAAAAAACACGCTTGGAAAGGGGTTGGACGCCCTGATTGACAATGAGCCTTTGTCCGCCGCGCCGGAGCGTTTTTCGCTCCCTCTGGGGCGGCTGCGTCCCGGCGGCGGGCAGCCGAGAAAAACGTTTGACGAGGCGGCCCTTGACGGGCTTGCCGACTCAATCAGAGAGAAGGGTCTTATTCAGCCCCTTATCGTCAGAAAGGCGGGGGACGGATACGAAATCATCGCCGGTGAGAGAAGATGGCGAGCCGCGCAGAAGGCGGGCTTGCGGGAAGTTCCCGTCATTGTGCGCGAAATGGCGGACGGCGAGGCAATGGAGATTGCGCTGATTGAGAACATTCAGCGCGAAGACCTTAACCCCGTTGAGGAGGCGCTGGCGTATGAGCGGCTGATATCGGATTTCGGGCTGACACACGAGGAAATCGCAGGGCGCGTGGGCAAGAGCAGGTCGGCAATTACCAACCACTTGAGGCTTCTGAAACTGTCCGCCGCGACCCTTGACGAACTGTCCGCCGGACGGCTTTCCATGGGACACGCAAGGGCGGCGCTGGGGCTGAATTCCGGCGCGGACGAGGGGGCGGTCGTCAGCAGGGTCATTTCCGGAGGCATGTCCGTCAGGCAGACCGAGGCGCTTGTCAGGAAGATGAACTCCGGCGAAGCGCCTGCGGGTCGCGCCGCGCCGCCTTCGCCGGACATCCACCTGAAGCAGGCGGAGCGCTCAATCAGGGAGGCGCTCGGCACAAAGGTTCGCGTGGAAGGCGGCAGGGAGAAGGGCAGGATAGTCATCTCATATTCCTCTTCGGAGGAACTTGAGCGCATCTCCTCGGAGATTGGCGGCGTCTCTCCCGTTCCGGTCAGTAAGTGA
- the purS gene encoding phosphoribosylformylglycinamidine synthase subunit PurS: MKTFEVKVEIRPAKGVLDPEGRAVLSTLGSLGFGGVKSVTVGKIIEMSVEAEGEAAAREQSLKMCGEFLANPVIEVFSVEVSERRGGG; encoded by the coding sequence GTGAAAACGTTTGAAGTAAAAGTGGAGATTCGTCCGGCAAAGGGCGTGCTTGACCCGGAGGGCAGGGCGGTTCTTTCCACGCTCGGCTCTCTCGGTTTCGGGGGCGTCAAGTCCGTTACGGTGGGGAAGATTATAGAAATGTCCGTTGAGGCGGAAGGTGAGGCGGCGGCGCGTGAGCAATCTCTCAAAATGTGCGGGGAGTTTCTCGCAAATCCCGTAATAGAGGTTTTTTCCGTTGAAGTAAGTGAGAGGCGGGGCGGTGGCTGA